The genomic segment CTCTACTACCTCGACTACTACGGGACGGACACCCACTTCGGGCCGCATACGCTCGTCTGCGTCGGCAGCGACGGCGAGGAAGTAGTGCTTTCGGACAGCGAGTTCGACGCCATCCAGCGACTCCCGACCGAGCGCCTCCGGCGGGCGTGGGGGTCCGAACACGGGTTCGTCGGGCCGCTGTCGAACCGTTGGCTCGCCGTCGACGGCGAGCAGCCAGCCCCGGACGCGACGGTCGAGAGCGCGGCGCGGCAGGCGATCGGGCGGGCGGCCGACGGCATGCTCGGCGACGACGAGCGCGGTGCGTGGGGCACGCAGGGCGTCGCGGGGATTCGCCGGTTCGCCCGCGAACTGCCCAATTGGGGCGAGTTGGAGGACGCCTCGTGGACCGCACGCTTCGCCTACCAGAACGTCGAGCGGCGCGGTACTGGTGGTGGTGCGTTTCGGCGGCTCTACGCCGACTTTCTCGCCCAACTCGGCTTCCTCGACGAT from the Halococcus sediminicola genome contains:
- a CDS encoding BtrH N-terminal domain-containing protein produces the protein MTVTDYPHRPGAHCGSASLRNLSAHYGWGFDEPLCFGLGAGIGFGYHEAGPASRTIMGRTSWLESIFFETLAIPFAEGDGEGWGTAWEAVETRLADGTPVMLFADLYYLDYYGTDTHFGPHTLVCVGSDGEEVVLSDSEFDAIQRLPTERLRRAWGSEHGFVGPLSNRWLAVDGEQPAPDATVESAARQAIGRAADGMLGDDERGAWGTQGVAGIRRFARELPNWGELEDASWTARFAYQNVERRGTGGGAFRRLYADFLAQLGFLDDEYTERTRGIADDWSALGETLREGSETPSEDVFERAGEQAGAIADREEALFADLRDEI